The Colias croceus chromosome 11, ilColCroc2.1 genome has a segment encoding these proteins:
- the LOC123695670 gene encoding 4-galactosyl-N-acetylglucosaminide 3-alpha-L-fucosyltransferase FUT6-like, translating to TNQVALVSVIIFGTYASYFYNVNAYNVLSKNIDLSGFHSESEKHGDIINQYLDKRKSWKTSNLGSLLFKFQKTDDIGNNTRNEENKRFIVLIWKHWNWLKSRHIYNFHNERTPDIFDECRVSNCIFTGDEKYLDSADAVVIHIQRGIFPNTTRRNSKQRWIFLNDESPINAFSMTRAKPKLTELANVFNWSMTYRSDADVPVPYGRTVPLEKPLLPDSANLEQLVPFWKTKRRDKLASVLMSNCAVSKRMQYLTELETYLPLEVYGKCSKDHKNSCPGHFRSDCNVTSQYLFYLVLENSQCREYLTEKAFNNAYEKGAIPVIMGPKPDECDKILPPNSFVHINNFDNPRDLAKYIIHLSANDEALLNFHRWRNHFKIVNEHGYFGTKSFHYCRVCEALNYNDKSEKNYDENDLRTFLDPQELCF from the exons ACTAatcaagtag cATTAGTGAGTGTCATTATATTTGGAACATATGCAAgttacttttataatgtaaatgcATATAATGTGTTGAGTAAAAACATAGATTTATCAGGATTTCACAGTGAAAGTGAAAAACATGGTGATATCATTAATCAATATTTGGATAAAAGAAAG TCATGGAAAACCTCTAATCTAGGatcattgttatttaaattccaAAAAACAGATGACATCGGAAATAATACGAGGAATGAAGAGAACAAAAGATTCATTGTGTTAATTTGGAAGCATTGGAACTGGTTAAAGAGCCGTCACATTTACAATTTTCACAATGAACG GACGCctgatatttttgatgaatGTAGAGTTAGTAACTGCATATTCACAGGTGATGAGAAGTACTTAGATAGTGCAGATGCAGTAGTAATTCATATACAAAGGGGGATATTTCCTAACACAACACGTCGAAATAGCAAACAAAGATGGATCTTCCTGAACGATGAATCTCCAATAAACGCATTTTCCATGACAAGAGCTAAACCCAAACTTACCGAGTTGgctaatgtttttaattggtCTATGACTTACAG GAGTGACGCTGACGTGCCTGTACCATATGGAAGAACTGTGCCTTTAGAAAAGCCCTTATTACCTGATTCCGCGAACTTGGAGCAATTAGTCCCGTTTTGGAAAACCAAGCGGCGAGATAAGCTAGCCTCTGTGCTAATGTCCAACTGTGCTGTGTCGAAAAGAATGCAATACTTGACTGAGTTAGAAACATATCTTCCCTTGGAAGTATATGGAAAATGCTCGAAGGACcataaaaatag ttGCCCTGGTCATTTTAGATCGGATTGTAATGTGACGTCACAATATTTATTCTACTTAGTTCTAGAAAATTCACAATGCCGGGAATATTTAACAGAAAAAGCGTTTAACAATGCTTACGAGAAGGGCGCCATTCCTGTAATAATGGGCCCAAAGCCAGATGAATGCGACAAAATCCTACCTCCCAATTCATTcgtacatattaataattttgataatccACGAGATTTAGCGAAGTATATTATTCATCTAAGCGCAAATGATGAGGCTCTACTTAATTTCCATAGATGGAGAAATCATTTCAAAATTGTGAACGAACACGGATATTTCGGTACGAAGTCATTTCATTATTGCAGAGTATGTGAAGcgttaaattataatgacaAAAGCGAAAAAAATTACGACGAAAACGATTTGCGAACTTTTTTGGATCCTCAAGAGTTATGTTTTTAA